From the Takifugu flavidus isolate HTHZ2018 chromosome 12, ASM371156v2, whole genome shotgun sequence genome, one window contains:
- the synrg gene encoding synergin gamma isoform X1: MALRPGSGGGGSFMYPVGGLGPPQGMVPIQQQQQQQQQQGFPMVPVMQPNMQGMMGMNFGGQMPPGAMPMQSGMAIGMQTPGMAFLGQPQFMGMRPAGPQYTADMQKQMAEEHQKRLEQQQKMLEEDRKRRQFEEQKQKLRLLSSVKPKTGEKSRDDALEAIKGNLDGFSRDAKMHPTQSSQTKKQESSSSHPSVSTHSLSPTLCEDNDDFSDFQGPSDAPTSFPAPTSPSTSSAFGFSTQAHLQPPSSVPKAVLSEDSNDFCDFIQGPTNVFPSSNLSSQANQVQPPSPSQRTGLSSSSSSVSQSFSTSVSIPTVTQHSAVNTSSKTAFQGPSLEEKLFSSCDLTADKVAQMNFKSKQSLDKMGPKTKVSVQFQTSGKSRNWASASGDLSSVFAVPNAPASAPVIPSPAADSSPHTNSDSGVGVYPQQEHIQPLLPGWIFNDSLVPEIFKKVLEFTMTPSGIDTAKLYPILMSSGLPREALGQIWASANRTTPGMLTKEELYTVLALIGVAQSGLPAMNVEILSQFPSPPVPNLPALAMAMATVMPQHQQPMMNNPPISMAIPTPAPPVLQMAPVAPTQAPTNASFIPSFPPVQASKADDDDFQEFQEAPKPGVGDQTFSEFQGESAGSFPTTIAPPHQNSAATMLTPVSGSSSATSSDKYAVFKQLSVNQPAEPPPPASDIGDKYSVFRQLEQPADKPVGEGFADFKSVSADDGFTDFKTADSISPLDPSEQAKVFQPAFPPAFPNSQSLQHLPQQQQQHLAVSQSKNPLNMADLDLFSSPSVPAPTDTKPSTFPSVSGPPSLALLQGGAKPSGGAADDFGDFALFGSSSDAAQSSAEGGAAAAPQDDFADFMAFGSSGGEPKKESSVGVQRETAQQQPQPSTDKYDVFKQLSLEGGLAYDDTKECGGGSFSSLKSDTDDFADFQSSKFCTALGASEKTLVDKVAAFKQAKEDCASVKSLDLPSIGGSSVGKDDSEDALSVQLDMKLSDIGGDLKHVMSDSSLDLPSLSAHQPPATEADDMKFDPFGTSGLSTLVNYDWSEREECLAGELGKPPGHDGAPLPSLAPAQGKELSFGSTENITSSEVTAPPPSEDDPPADDKIEAFADFSSKDGIDAEDDFGDFASTFSEKSDSPAAPAEAGSEGNQSEASDEFGAFQGDKPKFGKSDFLKASAQANVKSSEEMIKSELATFDLSVQGSHKRSHSLGDKEIRRSPPSPAPEQPFRDRSNTLSEKPALPVIRDKYKDLTGEVEESERYAYEWQRCLENALEVITNANNILNSISSSSVCTEVIQSAQGMEYLLGVVEVYRVTKRVELGIKATAVCSEKLQQLLKDINRVWNNLMGFMSLAKLTPDESSLDFSFCVLRHGIKNAKELACGVCLLNVDARSKNKEESAIGRLFKRAMTKDNNKRLRAFNSETDNFKLLYGGHQYHASCANFWINCVEPKPPGLILPDLL; the protein is encoded by the exons ATGGCGCTGCGGCCAGGGTCTGGTGGAGGTGGCAG tttCATGTATCCAGTTGGAGGACTGGGGCCTCCACAAG GCATGGTGCCCatacagcaacagcaacaacagcagcagcagcagggcttcCCCATGGTTCCGGTCATGCAGCCGAACATGCAGGGAATGATGGGAATGAATTTTGGTGGACAAATGCCCCCAGGCGCCATGCCCATGCAG AGTGGGATGGCTATTGGGATGCAGACTCCTGGGATGGCCTTTTTGGGTCAGCCACAGTTTATGGGTATGAGACCTGCCGGACCCCAATACACCGCTGACATGCAGAAACAAATGGCTGAAGAGCACCA AAAACGTCTTGAGCAGCAAcagaagatgctggaggaggaccgAAAAAGGCGGCAAtttgaggagcagaaacagaagctAAGGCTGTTGAGCAGTGTCAAACCCAAG ACTGGAGAGAAAAGCCGCGACGACGCCTTGGAGGCCATCAAGGGTAACTTGGATGGCTTTAGCAGAGATGCAAAGATGCACCCTACTCAGTCATCACAGACCAAAAAACAAG agtcatcatcatcacaccccTCTGTCTCCACTCACTCCCTCTCCCCAACTTTGTGTGAGGACAATGATGATTTTAGTGATTTTCAGGGGCCCTCAGACGCCCCCACTTCCTTCCCTGCCCCCACCTCTCCTTCCACTTCCTCAGCCTTCGGCTTCTCCACTCAGGCCCACCTCCAGCCCCCATCTTCTGTCCCCAAGGCAGTTCTGTCTGAAGACAGTAATGACTTTTGCGACTTTATTCAGGGACCTACCAATGTTTTCCCTTCCTCCAACCTTTCTTCACAAGCCAACCAAGTCCAACCTCCATCCCCCTCTCAGCGCACGggtttgtcctcctcttcctcctctgtcagtcAGTCCTTCTCTACCTCTGTGTCCATCCCCACTGTCACCCAACATTCAGCTGTCAACACCAGCTCCAAAACAGCATTCCAAg GCCCGTCGCTGGAAGAGAAGCTATTCTCCTCCTGTGATTTAACTGCTGATAAAGTGGCCCAGATGAACTTTAAATCTAAGCAGAGTCTGGATAAAATGGGTCCTAAAACAAAAGTTTCAGTCCAGTTCCAGACCAGCGGTAAATCCAGGAATTGGGCTTCGGCCTCAGGGGACTTGAGTTCTGTCTTCGCCGTTCCTAATGCTCCGGCGTCAGCACCCGTTATACCCTCACCAGCCGCTGACTCGTCTCCTCACACCAATAGTGACAGTG GTGTTGGCGTGTACCCACAACAAGAGCACATTCAGCCCCTGCTGCCAGGGTGGATATTCAACGACAGCCTCGTTCCAG aaatattcAAGAAAGTTCTGGAGTTCACCATGACTCCTTCAGGAATAGACACAGCCAAGCTCTACCCCATACTAATGTCATCGGGTCTGCCCCGTGAGGCACTCGGACAGATTTGGGCTTCAGCCAACCGCACAACACCCGGCATGCTGACCAAGGAGGAGCTCTACACTGTACTGGCACTGATTGGTGTTGCACAG AGTGGCCTCCCAGCAATGAATGTGGAAATCCTCAGTCAGTTCCCTTCCCCACCAGTGCCCAACCTCCCAGCCCTGGCCATGGCTATGGCCACCGTCATgcctcagcatcagcagcccaTGATGAACAACCCCCCAATCTCCATGGCCATtccaacaccagcaccaccagtccTGCAGATGGCACCAGTTGCACCCACTCAAGCACCAACAAACGCTAGCTTCATCCCCAGTTTCCCTCCTGTGCAG GCATCCAAAGCCGACGATGACGACTTCCAGGAATTTCAGGAGGCTCCAAAGCCAGGGGTTGGAGACCAGACCTTTTCTGAATTCCAAGGAGAATCCGCTGGAAGTTTTCCCACAACCATAGCACCCCCACACCAAAATAG TGCGGCCACCATGCTGACTCCAGTTTCTGGTTCTTCCTCTGCCACATCCTCTGATAAGTACGCTGTCTTCAAGCAGCTGTCTGTGAATCAGCCTGCAGAGCCACCACCCCCGGCTTCAG ATATCGGAGATAAATACAGCGTGTTCAGGCAGCTTGAGCAGCCTGCTGACAAGCCCGTAG GGGAAGGATTTGCAGATTTCAAGTCTGTCAGCGCTGATGATGGCTTCACAGACTTTAAAACCGCCGACAGCATCTCTCCACTAGACCCTTCCGAACAGGCCAAAGTCTTTCAACCTGCCTTCCCTCCTGCTTTTCCAAACTCTCAGTCTCTACAACATttaccacagcagcagcagcagcatctagCTGTGTCTCAGTCCAAAAATCCTCTCAACATGGCCGACTTggaccttttctcctctccctctgttccTGCCCCCACTGACACCAAACCAAGCACATTCCCCTCAGTGTCTGGTCCCCCCTCCTTAGCGCTCCTACAAGGTGGTGCCAAACCTTCTGGGGGAGCTGCAGATGATTTCGGTGACTTTGCCCTCTTTGGCTCGTCGTCTGATGCCGCTCAATcttcagcagagggaggagctgcagcagcacctcagGATGACTTCGCAGACTTCATGGCATTTGGTAGTTCTGGTGGGGAGCCCAAGAAGGAGAGCAGTGTGGGGGTCCAAAGAGAAACCGCACAACAGCAGCCTCAGCCGAGCACAGACAAATACGACGTATTCAAACAGCTGTCTCTGGAAGGCGGTCTGGCCTACGATGACACAAAGGAATGTGGTGGCGgatccttctcttctctcaaaAGTGACACAGACGACTTTGCTGACTTTCAGTCATCAAAGTTCTGCACAGCGCTCGGCGCATCCGAAAAGACACTGGTGGACAAAGTGGCTGCTTTCAAACAGGCCAAGGAAGACTGTGCTTCCGTCAAGTCCCTCGACCTCCCTTCTATTGGGGGCAGCAGCGTGGGAAAGGACGACTCCGAGGACGCGCTGTCGGTGCAGCTAGACATGAAGCTCTCGGACATAGGCGGAGACCTGAAGCACGTGATGTCGGACAGCTCCTTGGATTTGCCAAGTCTCTCGGCCCACCAGCCCCCGGCTACAG AAGCCGACGACATGAAATTTGACCCGTTCGGGACGTCGGGCCTCAGCACCCTGGTTAACTACGACTGGTCAGAGCGGGAGGAATGTCTGGCGGGTGAGCTCGGGAAGCCGCCGGGCCATGACGGGGCTCCCCTCCCATCTTTGGCGCCTGCGCAGGGGAAGGAGCTGTCCTTTGGTAGCACCGAAAACATCACGAGCAGCGAGGTCACGGCCCCCCCGCCGTCGGAGGACGACCCGCCCGCTGACGACAAGATTGAAGCGTTTGCCGATTTCAGCAGCAAGGATGGCATCGACGCTGAGGATGACTTTGGAGACTTTGCGAGCACTTTTTCTGAAAAGTCTGACTCGCCGGCCGCCCCCGCTGAGGCCGGCTCCGAGGGGAACCAGAGCGAAGCCTCCGATGAGTTCGGAGCCTTCCAGGGTGACAAGCCCAAGTTTGGCAAATCGGACTTCCTCAAAGCCAGCGCGCAGGCCAACGTGAAGTCCAGCGAGGAGATGATCAAAAGCGAGCTGGCGACATTTGACCTGTCCGTGCAAG GTTCCCACAAACGCAGCCACAGTCTGGGCGACAAGGAGATCAGGCGCTCGCCTCCGTCTCCGGCTCCAGAACAACCCTTCAGAGATCGCTCTAACACCCTGAGCGAGAAGCCCGCTCTGCCTGTCATCAGAGACAAGTACAAGGACCTAAccggggaggtggag GAGAGTGAGCGCTACGCGTATGAGTGGCAAAGGTGTCTGGAAAACGCTCTGGAG GTCATCACCAATGCCAATAACATCCtgaacagcatcagcagctcctcagtCTGCACCGAGGTCATCCAGTCGGCTCAGGGCATGGAGTACCTGCTGG GCGTGGTGGAAGTGTACCGGGTCACGAAGCGAGTGGAGCTCGGCATCAAGGCAACAGCCGTGTGCTctgagaagctgcagcagctcctgaaggaCATCAACCGCGTGTGGAACAACCTGATGGGCTTCATGTCGCTGGCCAAGCTCACC CCAGATGAGAGCTCGCTAGATTTCTCCTTCTGCGTTCTGAGGCACGGCATCAAGAACGCCAAGGAGCTGGCCTGTGGGGTGTGTCTGCTCAACGTGGACGCTCGCAGCAAG AACAAAGAAGAGAGCGCTATCGGACGTCTGTTTAAAAGA GCAATGACAAAAGACAATAACAAGAGGTTAAGG GCGTTCAACTCCGAGACCGACAACTTTAAGCTGCTGTACGGAGGACACCAGTACCACGCCAGCTGTGCCAATTTCTGGATCAACTGTGTGGAGCCCAAACCCCCCGGCCTCATACTGCCTGACCTTCTGTGA
- the synrg gene encoding synergin gamma isoform X4 → MYPVGGLGPPQGMVPIQQQQQQQQQQGFPMVPVMQPNMQGMMGMNFGGQMPPGAMPMQSGMAIGMQTPGMAFLGQPQFMGMRPAGPQYTADMQKQMAEEHQKRLEQQQKMLEEDRKRRQFEEQKQKLRLLSSVKPKTGEKSRDDALEAIKGNLDGFSRDAKMHPTQSSQTKKQESSSSHPSVSTHSLSPTLCEDNDDFSDFQGPSDAPTSFPAPTSPSTSSAFGFSTQAHLQPPSSVPKAVLSEDSNDFCDFIQGPTNVFPSSNLSSQANQVQPPSPSQRTGLSSSSSSVSQSFSTSVSIPTVTQHSAVNTSSKTAFQGPSLEEKLFSSCDLTADKVAQMNFKSKQSLDKMGPKTKVSVQFQTSGKSRNWASASGDLSSVFAVPNAPASAPVIPSPAADSSPHTNSDSGVGVYPQQEHIQPLLPGWIFNDSLVPEIFKKVLEFTMTPSGIDTAKLYPILMSSGLPREALGQIWASANRTTPGMLTKEELYTVLALIGVAQSGLPAMNVEILSQFPSPPVPNLPALAMAMATVMPQHQQPMMNNPPISMAIPTPAPPVLQMAPVAPTQAPTNASFIPSFPPVQASKADDDDFQEFQEAPKPGVGDQTFSEFQGESAGSFPTTIAPPHQNSAATMLTPVSGSSSATSSDKYAVFKQLSVNQPAEPPPPASDIGDKYSVFRQLEQPADKPVGEGFADFKSVSADDGFTDFKTADSISPLDPSEQAKVFQPAFPPAFPNSQSLQHLPQQQQQHLAVSQSKNPLNMADLDLFSSPSVPAPTDTKPSTFPSVSGPPSLALLQGGAKPSGGAADDFGDFALFGSSSDAAQSSAEGGAAAAPQDDFADFMAFGSSGGEPKKESSVGVQRETAQQQPQPSTDKYDVFKQLSLEGGLAYDDTKECGGGSFSSLKSDTDDFADFQSSKFCTALGASEKTLVDKVAAFKQAKEDCASVKSLDLPSIGGSSVGKDDSEDALSVQLDMKLSDIGGDLKHVMSDSSLDLPSLSAHQPPATEADDMKFDPFGTSGLSTLVNYDWSEREECLAGELGKPPGHDGAPLPSLAPAQGKELSFGSTENITSSEVTAPPPSEDDPPADDKIEAFADFSSKDGIDAEDDFGDFASTFSEKSDSPAAPAEAGSEGNQSEASDEFGAFQGDKPKFGKSDFLKASAQANVKSSEEMIKSELATFDLSVQGSHKRSHSLGDKEIRRSPPSPAPEQPFRDRSNTLSEKPALPVIRDKYKDLTGEVEESERYAYEWQRCLENALEVITNANNILNSISSSSVCTEVIQSAQGMEYLLGVVEVYRVTKRVELGIKATAVCSEKLQQLLKDINRVWNNLMGFMSLAKLTPDESSLDFSFCVLRHGIKNAKELACGVCLLNVDARSKNKEESAIGRLFKRAMTKDNNKRLRAFNSETDNFKLLYGGHQYHASCANFWINCVEPKPPGLILPDLL, encoded by the exons ATGTATCCAGTTGGAGGACTGGGGCCTCCACAAG GCATGGTGCCCatacagcaacagcaacaacagcagcagcagcagggcttcCCCATGGTTCCGGTCATGCAGCCGAACATGCAGGGAATGATGGGAATGAATTTTGGTGGACAAATGCCCCCAGGCGCCATGCCCATGCAG AGTGGGATGGCTATTGGGATGCAGACTCCTGGGATGGCCTTTTTGGGTCAGCCACAGTTTATGGGTATGAGACCTGCCGGACCCCAATACACCGCTGACATGCAGAAACAAATGGCTGAAGAGCACCA AAAACGTCTTGAGCAGCAAcagaagatgctggaggaggaccgAAAAAGGCGGCAAtttgaggagcagaaacagaagctAAGGCTGTTGAGCAGTGTCAAACCCAAG ACTGGAGAGAAAAGCCGCGACGACGCCTTGGAGGCCATCAAGGGTAACTTGGATGGCTTTAGCAGAGATGCAAAGATGCACCCTACTCAGTCATCACAGACCAAAAAACAAG agtcatcatcatcacaccccTCTGTCTCCACTCACTCCCTCTCCCCAACTTTGTGTGAGGACAATGATGATTTTAGTGATTTTCAGGGGCCCTCAGACGCCCCCACTTCCTTCCCTGCCCCCACCTCTCCTTCCACTTCCTCAGCCTTCGGCTTCTCCACTCAGGCCCACCTCCAGCCCCCATCTTCTGTCCCCAAGGCAGTTCTGTCTGAAGACAGTAATGACTTTTGCGACTTTATTCAGGGACCTACCAATGTTTTCCCTTCCTCCAACCTTTCTTCACAAGCCAACCAAGTCCAACCTCCATCCCCCTCTCAGCGCACGggtttgtcctcctcttcctcctctgtcagtcAGTCCTTCTCTACCTCTGTGTCCATCCCCACTGTCACCCAACATTCAGCTGTCAACACCAGCTCCAAAACAGCATTCCAAg GCCCGTCGCTGGAAGAGAAGCTATTCTCCTCCTGTGATTTAACTGCTGATAAAGTGGCCCAGATGAACTTTAAATCTAAGCAGAGTCTGGATAAAATGGGTCCTAAAACAAAAGTTTCAGTCCAGTTCCAGACCAGCGGTAAATCCAGGAATTGGGCTTCGGCCTCAGGGGACTTGAGTTCTGTCTTCGCCGTTCCTAATGCTCCGGCGTCAGCACCCGTTATACCCTCACCAGCCGCTGACTCGTCTCCTCACACCAATAGTGACAGTG GTGTTGGCGTGTACCCACAACAAGAGCACATTCAGCCCCTGCTGCCAGGGTGGATATTCAACGACAGCCTCGTTCCAG aaatattcAAGAAAGTTCTGGAGTTCACCATGACTCCTTCAGGAATAGACACAGCCAAGCTCTACCCCATACTAATGTCATCGGGTCTGCCCCGTGAGGCACTCGGACAGATTTGGGCTTCAGCCAACCGCACAACACCCGGCATGCTGACCAAGGAGGAGCTCTACACTGTACTGGCACTGATTGGTGTTGCACAG AGTGGCCTCCCAGCAATGAATGTGGAAATCCTCAGTCAGTTCCCTTCCCCACCAGTGCCCAACCTCCCAGCCCTGGCCATGGCTATGGCCACCGTCATgcctcagcatcagcagcccaTGATGAACAACCCCCCAATCTCCATGGCCATtccaacaccagcaccaccagtccTGCAGATGGCACCAGTTGCACCCACTCAAGCACCAACAAACGCTAGCTTCATCCCCAGTTTCCCTCCTGTGCAG GCATCCAAAGCCGACGATGACGACTTCCAGGAATTTCAGGAGGCTCCAAAGCCAGGGGTTGGAGACCAGACCTTTTCTGAATTCCAAGGAGAATCCGCTGGAAGTTTTCCCACAACCATAGCACCCCCACACCAAAATAG TGCGGCCACCATGCTGACTCCAGTTTCTGGTTCTTCCTCTGCCACATCCTCTGATAAGTACGCTGTCTTCAAGCAGCTGTCTGTGAATCAGCCTGCAGAGCCACCACCCCCGGCTTCAG ATATCGGAGATAAATACAGCGTGTTCAGGCAGCTTGAGCAGCCTGCTGACAAGCCCGTAG GGGAAGGATTTGCAGATTTCAAGTCTGTCAGCGCTGATGATGGCTTCACAGACTTTAAAACCGCCGACAGCATCTCTCCACTAGACCCTTCCGAACAGGCCAAAGTCTTTCAACCTGCCTTCCCTCCTGCTTTTCCAAACTCTCAGTCTCTACAACATttaccacagcagcagcagcagcatctagCTGTGTCTCAGTCCAAAAATCCTCTCAACATGGCCGACTTggaccttttctcctctccctctgttccTGCCCCCACTGACACCAAACCAAGCACATTCCCCTCAGTGTCTGGTCCCCCCTCCTTAGCGCTCCTACAAGGTGGTGCCAAACCTTCTGGGGGAGCTGCAGATGATTTCGGTGACTTTGCCCTCTTTGGCTCGTCGTCTGATGCCGCTCAATcttcagcagagggaggagctgcagcagcacctcagGATGACTTCGCAGACTTCATGGCATTTGGTAGTTCTGGTGGGGAGCCCAAGAAGGAGAGCAGTGTGGGGGTCCAAAGAGAAACCGCACAACAGCAGCCTCAGCCGAGCACAGACAAATACGACGTATTCAAACAGCTGTCTCTGGAAGGCGGTCTGGCCTACGATGACACAAAGGAATGTGGTGGCGgatccttctcttctctcaaaAGTGACACAGACGACTTTGCTGACTTTCAGTCATCAAAGTTCTGCACAGCGCTCGGCGCATCCGAAAAGACACTGGTGGACAAAGTGGCTGCTTTCAAACAGGCCAAGGAAGACTGTGCTTCCGTCAAGTCCCTCGACCTCCCTTCTATTGGGGGCAGCAGCGTGGGAAAGGACGACTCCGAGGACGCGCTGTCGGTGCAGCTAGACATGAAGCTCTCGGACATAGGCGGAGACCTGAAGCACGTGATGTCGGACAGCTCCTTGGATTTGCCAAGTCTCTCGGCCCACCAGCCCCCGGCTACAG AAGCCGACGACATGAAATTTGACCCGTTCGGGACGTCGGGCCTCAGCACCCTGGTTAACTACGACTGGTCAGAGCGGGAGGAATGTCTGGCGGGTGAGCTCGGGAAGCCGCCGGGCCATGACGGGGCTCCCCTCCCATCTTTGGCGCCTGCGCAGGGGAAGGAGCTGTCCTTTGGTAGCACCGAAAACATCACGAGCAGCGAGGTCACGGCCCCCCCGCCGTCGGAGGACGACCCGCCCGCTGACGACAAGATTGAAGCGTTTGCCGATTTCAGCAGCAAGGATGGCATCGACGCTGAGGATGACTTTGGAGACTTTGCGAGCACTTTTTCTGAAAAGTCTGACTCGCCGGCCGCCCCCGCTGAGGCCGGCTCCGAGGGGAACCAGAGCGAAGCCTCCGATGAGTTCGGAGCCTTCCAGGGTGACAAGCCCAAGTTTGGCAAATCGGACTTCCTCAAAGCCAGCGCGCAGGCCAACGTGAAGTCCAGCGAGGAGATGATCAAAAGCGAGCTGGCGACATTTGACCTGTCCGTGCAAG GTTCCCACAAACGCAGCCACAGTCTGGGCGACAAGGAGATCAGGCGCTCGCCTCCGTCTCCGGCTCCAGAACAACCCTTCAGAGATCGCTCTAACACCCTGAGCGAGAAGCCCGCTCTGCCTGTCATCAGAGACAAGTACAAGGACCTAAccggggaggtggag GAGAGTGAGCGCTACGCGTATGAGTGGCAAAGGTGTCTGGAAAACGCTCTGGAG GTCATCACCAATGCCAATAACATCCtgaacagcatcagcagctcctcagtCTGCACCGAGGTCATCCAGTCGGCTCAGGGCATGGAGTACCTGCTGG GCGTGGTGGAAGTGTACCGGGTCACGAAGCGAGTGGAGCTCGGCATCAAGGCAACAGCCGTGTGCTctgagaagctgcagcagctcctgaaggaCATCAACCGCGTGTGGAACAACCTGATGGGCTTCATGTCGCTGGCCAAGCTCACC CCAGATGAGAGCTCGCTAGATTTCTCCTTCTGCGTTCTGAGGCACGGCATCAAGAACGCCAAGGAGCTGGCCTGTGGGGTGTGTCTGCTCAACGTGGACGCTCGCAGCAAG AACAAAGAAGAGAGCGCTATCGGACGTCTGTTTAAAAGA GCAATGACAAAAGACAATAACAAGAGGTTAAGG GCGTTCAACTCCGAGACCGACAACTTTAAGCTGCTGTACGGAGGACACCAGTACCACGCCAGCTGTGCCAATTTCTGGATCAACTGTGTGGAGCCCAAACCCCCCGGCCTCATACTGCCTGACCTTCTGTGA